In the genome of Spea bombifrons isolate aSpeBom1 chromosome 11, aSpeBom1.2.pri, whole genome shotgun sequence, one region contains:
- the MKI67 gene encoding proliferation marker protein Ki-67, which yields MPLFGEIVVIKRNGSDGTHFPLTATTCLFGRKTECDIRIQLPHVSKEHCKVEVKENKEVFATNLSTVNPTQLNGKAIQQPVRLKHGDMLTIIDRSFRFEEPRSKPARRRSTGLGSETYQVSASEQSANIDETVRVETPKTSKRLRKSEGSFTKMTHDRRSLQISSSRDNKDSSPFSELYEMFKSKVESKKAKSPLKQAGRSPRNTKSESILQAVNYPQPTVTSRRSFTRSQASDAYGETPIVVGGQDKTRENKHQLIENTDAVAMDKANKDSHIGQEAPGGGETNKKLRTPEKSSSPQSLSSQTPSSNSTLIPYDEFISMLGREDESENKRSPKQSLNSEQVKSATKVFSPRNTKSGVSPRQRKMKESASVLSGKEISESTSEDSQLQHFDKSHTQGRGRGSLSGQIQKLETVNKSSPKTELIAHEDLNTSPLSRRLSRKSVRNASPKALDLTESTATKKSPRKRRSDELSLLEPPMKRKRVSFGGHLSPELFDKRLPPNSPLKRGATPARRSLSIDLPRAVIRKSFGLKHSLLQEISEQSGSSSRVASSALISGKGTPVSSPAKSTPAKRSPGKATPSKSSPARANTANVTPAKKSPLRASPAKSSLSKTTPAKRSPLRASPAKTTPAKRSPLRASPAKSTPAKRSPLRASPAKSTPAKRSPLRASPAKSTPAKRSPLRASPAKSTPAKRSPLRASPAKSTPAKRSPLRASPAKSTPAKRSPLRASHAKSTPAKRSPLRASPAKSTPAKRSPLRASPAKSTPAKRSPLRASPAKSTPAKRSPLRASPAKSTPAKRSPLRASPAKSTPAKRSPLRASPAKSTPAKRSPLRASPAKSTPAKRSPLRASPAKSTPAKRSPLRASPAKSTPAKRSPLRASPAKSTPAKRSPLRASPAKSTPAKRSPLRASPAKSTPAKRSPLRASPAKSTPAKRPPLRASPAKSAPAKRSPLRASPAKSAPAKRSPARASPAKSAPAKRSPARASPAKATPAKSSPARASPAKATPAKNSPARASPAKRSPARPSPAKATPAKRSPARPSLAMESLVVQYTKGRFSVSRINTPPQVDIVAVDAARGSFTEQTPNKSRKSLTLKKTPLRRSRKLNAIEVIRSRRRSGATEANLLLAKSWAEVVKSGVVKPQKASTKPGYKVKITRKKKPKTPTRKMERADHADSPATILIGRAHTRSVNSIGHVPKIVRNRALKIDTDQNESFTGITELFNTPVDENQRKSTRLENKTATPKSSAAEVSVMKTPEESGEMVVSPINSPITTQRKKYSREAVSRLLRSPVSPQLLIGNEQMGTTAMPVVMESAEVETENTTRAKRSNVLKDKRKTIDLTGIKRIMKTPKQKRTPVTDPVALKKLLRTPKQVESLPVIYTRRSSEFNQMVGVKRLLTTPKVRVPPVENLSGIKRIMKTPKQRSEPVEDLTGIKHIMKTPRQKGEPVEDMVGIKRIMRTPKQKGEPVEDMVGIKRIMRTPKQKGQPVDDMMGISHIMSTPPENTHPIEEIFGIKQLIKTPPKKSTRIEEVPAQENLTLTENNGPTGSLENLKSPSTTPRSGKGRLSRRLSGSLVTEEQQDTVTGELKTQPSPKSKKTPVKLSQPPADIRIKDHVNEQALPESNLQQEKSDDKQTPRRSRSSRSTAFDLSTSELIGLENSETRISEDSPQNTGLSYLGAPQASEPASSGLITSPKRKGRFSRGQTTALAPVGDDSTSSPPKQKDAPSNSLQKEVSLSVGSKELPIEKQPPCDALSDSEADKLGLSPRRGRLPKSSTKAPKESLSEPSKESLQDKSEVLDASLSTRSRGRKAGQRKKIIQDPKLANESDSKGKPVSKSELKKSKTSENAETPVPPELLQIEDLDAEAGAKKSTVAQRRMKRNTPLTPALNPEEVSERTEDSTDKNSPAGNTGSRRTGRNKKNDLAENKQSSGPEESHLQTRRRVLSKSKASQSPEPKSVTRSSRHQKEAVPDTNTELQSKTSRGRQTKNTRKDESPPEKPDEESTATENRSQLVRRGRFARVNKTVPNSEAISKEEITQNEVQQPSPTVSKNIRGRKKNLIFKEHTNVALTEDKDNETEALKETTTKKSTRGKKIIPQELPKELASEAVQNAAQLEEDGKRVQKERSSKAKSVQWHPLVVTQETSENEDAAQSTENETSTRGRSKGKNRREIEPTVSAKRSRRGKVEENSSLGGLVYPETNSSPEVKKSPATTRSGKKGINKPTQVKNVQEVSSEDSSIVPEILVQPVGLEVADEKEKSKKGKRGAKSSQQNLPSVSHSEANADSVTNKRGGRRVASSKGLESDNKVDENAVSNKRGRRAANPSPPKVELKRSLVKKQEVAEDSISKSRRGVKRKINPEPVNESLNSVHTNDDLQSNKTNMDSVLSGRAKKARNSSMQNEVADSPAKKKKTEAATATQKKEKSRSASKTEKEKAAKIPTRASTRSRK from the exons ATGCCTCTCTTTGGTGAAATTGTTGTCATTAAAAGGAATGGTTCAGATGGTACTCATTTTCCATTGACTGCAACAACTTGCTTGTTTGGAAG GAAAACAGAATGTGACATACGTATCCAACTGCCACATGTTTCCAAAGAACACTGTAAAGTTGAAGTAAAGGAAAACAAAGAG GTTTTTGCAACCAATTTAAGTACTGTGAATCCCACACAATTGAATGGAAAAGCCATACAACAGCCTGTTCGTCTGAAGCATGGAGATATGCTAACCATCATAGATCGTTCTTTTAG ATTTGAAGAACCTCGTTCAAAACCAGCTCGCAGACGTTCTACAGGGTTAGGTTCTGAGACCTACCAG gTATCTGCAAGTGAACAATCTGCAAACATAG ATGAGACAGTTAGAGTGGAAACTCCCAAAACAAGTAAAAGGCTGCGGAAGTCTGAAGGATCATTCACCAAAATGACACATGACCGGCGATCACTTCAGATATCTTCATCAAGGGATAACAAAGATTCATCACCGTTTAGTGAGCTATATGAAATGTTTAAGAGTAAAGTTGAATCAAAAAAGGCCAAGTCTCCTCTAAAGCAAGCGGGGCGTTCACCCAGAAATACAAAAAGTGAAAGTATTTTGCAGGCTGTTAACTATCCACAGCCCACTGTTACATCTAGGCGAAGTTTTACAAGAAGCCAGGCTAGTGACGCCTATGGAGAGACTCCCATAGTAGTTGGGGGCCAGGACAAGACAAGAGAAAACAAACACCAACTCATTGAAAATACAGATGCGGTAGCTATGGATAAAGCAAACAAAGATTCTCATATTGGCCAGGAAGCTCCAGGTGGTGGTGAAACTAACAAAAAATTAAGGACCCCTGAAAAAAGTTCTTCACCCCAGTCCCTGAGTTCTCAAACTCCCAGCTCTAACAGTACGCTTATTCCATATGATGAATTTATATCCATGCTTGGCAGAGAGGATGAAAGTGAAAACAAGCGGTCTCCTAAACAATCCTTAAATTCTGAGCAAGTAAAATCAGCAACTAAAGTATTTTCACCGAGAAATACAAAATCTGGCGTGAGTCCTCGCCAAAGGAAAATGAAAGAGTCCGCTTCAGTGCTGTCCGGGAAAGAAATTAGTGAGAGTACTTCAGAAGACAGTCAGCTACAGCATTTTGACAAATCGCACACTCAAGGCCGTGGAAGAGGTTCACTTAGTGGTCAAATTCAGAAACTTGAAACAGTTAATAAATCCTCGCCTAAAACAGAGTTAATTGCTCATGAAGATCTTAACACATCTCCACTGTCAAGGAGATTGTCACGGAAGTCTGTTAGAAATGCGTCTCCAAAAGCTTTAGACTTAACTGAAAGTACTGCAA ctAAAAAGTCACCTAGAAAACGAAGAAGTGATGAACTTTCACTTCTAGAACCACCTATGAAAAGGAAGAGGGTTTCATTTGGTGGACATCTTAGTCCTGAGCTTTTTGACAAGAGGCTTCCACCTAATTCTCCCCTTAAGAGAGGTGCTACACCTGCAAGACGAAGCTTATCTATTGACTTGCCTCGGGCTGTTATACGCAAAAGTTTTGGTCTTAAACATTCTTTGCTACAG GAAATTTCTGAGCAGTCTGGAAGCTCCTCAAGAGTTGCATCATCTGCTCTAATATCAGGAAAGGGGACCCCTGTATCCTCTCCTGCCAAGTCCACGCCGGCCAAGAGGTCTCCCGGCAAGGCCACACCTTCCAAGAGTTCTCCCGCTAGAGCAAACACAGCTAATGTGACCCCGGCCAAGAAGTCTCCTCTCAGGGCATCTCCTGCCAAGAGCTCTCTCTCCAAGACCACCCCGGCCAAGAGGTCTCCTCTCAGGGCTTCTCCTGCCAAGACCACCCCGGCCAAGAGGTCTCCTCTCAGGGCGTCTCCTGCCAAGTCCACCCCGGCCAAGAGGTCTCCTCTCAGGGCGTCTCCTGCCAAGTCCACCCCGGCCAAGAGGTCTCCTCTCAGGGCGTCTCCTGCCAAGTCCACCCCGGCCAAGAGGTCTCCTCTCAGGGCGTCTCCTGCCAAGTCCACCCCGGCCAAGAGGTCTCCTCTCAGGGCGTCTCCTGCCAAGTCCACCCCGGCCAAGAGGTCTCCTCTCAGGGCGTCTCCTGCCAAGTCCACCCCGGCCAAGAGGTCTCCTCTCAGGGCGTCTCATGCCAAGTCCACCCCGGCCAAGAGGTCTCCTCTCAGGGCGTCTCCTGCCAAGTCCACCCCGGCCAAGAGGTCTCCTCTCAGGGCGTCTCCTGCCAAGTCCACCCCGGCCAAGAGGTCTCCTCTCAGGGCGTCTCCTGCCAAGTCCACCCCGGCCAAGAGGTCTCCTCTCAGGGCGTCTCCCGCCAAGTCCACCCCGGCCAAGAGGTCTCCTCTCAGGGCGTCTCCCGCCAAGTCCACCCCGGCCAAGAGGTCTCCTCTCAGGGCGTCTCCCGCCAAGTCCACCCCGGCCAAGAGGTCTCCTCTCAGGGCGTCTCCCGCCAAGTCCACCCCGGCCAAGAGGTCTCCTCTCAGGGCGTCTCCCGCCAAGTCCACCCCGGCCAAGAGGTCTCCTCTCAGGGCGTCTCCCGCCAAGTCCACCCCGGCCAAGAGGTCTCCTCTCAGGGCGTCTCCCGCCAAGTCCACCCCGGCCAAGAGGTCTCCTCTCAGGGCGTCTCCCGCCAAGTCCACCCCGGCCAAGAGGTCTCCTCTCAGGGCGTCTCCCGCCAAGTCCACCCCGGCCAAGAGGTCTCCTCTCAGGGCGTCTCCCGCCAAGTCCACCCCGGCCAAGAGGCCTCCTCTCAGGGCGTCTCCCGCCAAGTCCGCCCCGGCCAAGAGGTCTCCTCTCAGGGCGTCTCCCGCCAAGTCCGCCCCGGCCAAGAGGTCTCCCGCCAGGGCGTCTCCCGCCAAGTCCGCCCCGGCCAAGAGGTCTCCCGCCAGGGCGTCTCCCGCCAAGGCCACCCCGGCCAAGAGTTCTCCCGCCAGGGCGTCTCCCGCCAAGGCCACCCCGGCCAAGAATTCTCCCGCCAGGGCGTCTCCCGCCAAGAGGTCTCCTGCCAGGCCGTCTCCCGCCAAGGCCACCCCGGCCAAGAGGTCTCCTGCCAGGCCGTCTCTGGCTATGGAATCCCTTGTGGTCCAGTATACGAAGGGGCGGTTCTCAGTTTCTCGTATCAATACACCACCTCAAGTAGATATTGTTGCTGTTGATGCTGCACGTGGAAGTTTCACAGAACAAACACCAAATAAATCTCGAAAGTCTTTGACCCTAAAGAAAACGCCATTGAGGAGAAGCCGAAAGCTTAATGCCATTGAAGTAATTCGTTCTAGGCGAAGAAGTGGTGCTACAGAAGCCAACTTGCTCT TGGCAAAATCATGGGCTGAAGTTGTAAAAAGTGGAGTGGTAAAACCCCAGAAAGCAAGTACGAAGCCTGGATACAAAGTAAAAATCACAAGGAAGAAAAAACCAAag ACTCCAACCAGAAAAATGGAGCGTGCTGACCATGCAGATTCTCCTGCCACCATTCTGATTGGAAGAGCTCATACAAGATCTGTGAATTCAATCGGACACGTCCCTAAGATTGTACGGAACCGAGCTTTAAAAATAGATACAGATCAAAATGAAAGCTTTACTG GTATTACAGAGCTATTTAATACACCGGTAGATGAAAATCAAAGGAAGAGTACCCGTTTGGAAAATAAAACTGCTACACCAAAATCTTCAGCGGCTGAAGTATCTGTGATGAAGACTCCTGAGGAGTCAG GTGAGATGGTAGTGTCACCGATTAACAGTCCTATTACAACACAGAGGAAGAAATACAGTCGAGAAGCAGTGTCGCGTCTCCTCAGGAGTCCTGTATCGCCTCAATTGCTTATAGGAAATGAACAAATGGGAACCACAGCAATGCCTGTTGTGATGGAAAGTGCAGAGGTAGAAACAGAGAATACTACAAGGGCAAAAAGATCAAATGTACTCAAAGACAAGCGGAAAACAATTGACCTTACTGGAATCAAAAGAATTATGAAGAcgccaaaacaaaaaagaacaccTGTTACTGATCCTGTAGCATTAAAGAAATTGCTTAGAACCCCAAAGCAAGTTGAATCACTGCCAGTGATTTATACTCGTAGATCCTCTGAATTTAATCAGATGGTTGGGGTTAAACGTCTCTTGACAACGCCCAAAGTGAGGGTTCCGCCAGTGGAGAATCTGAGTGGCATTAAACGCATCATGAAAACGCCTAAACAGAGGTCAGAACCGGTGGAGGATCTGACTGGCATCAAGCACATAATGAAGACACCTAGGCAGAAGGGAGAGCCAGTCGAAGACATGGTTGGAATTAAGCGCATTATGAGGACCCCGAAACAGAAGGGAGAACCCGTAGAAGATATGGTTGGCATTAAGCGCATTATGAGGACCCCGAAACAGAAGGGGCAACCAGTGGATGACATGATGGGTATAAGTCATATCATGAGTACACCCCCAGAAAATACACATCCAATTGAAGAAATATTTGGAATAAAACAACTAATAAAAACGCCACCCAAGAAGTCTACTAGAATTGAAGAG gtTCCAGCTCAAGAGAATCTCACACTTACAGAAAACAATGGACCTACCGGgt CTTTGGAAAACCTCAAAAGTCCTAGCACAACCCCGCGGTCAGGGAAAGGAAGACTTTCAAGACGTCTATCTGGCTCCTTAG ttacagAAGAACAGCAAGATACTGTAACTGGGGAGTTGAAAACTCAGCCATCTCCAAAATCTAAAAAGACACCTGTCAAATTATCACAGCCACCCGCTGATATAAGAATAAAGGATCATGTTAATGAGCAGGCCTTGCCAGAAAGTAACCTACAACAGGAAAAATCAGATGATAAACAAACAccaagaagaagcagaagttCGAGGAGCACTGCGTTTGATTTATCAACATCAGAATTGATAG GTTTGGAGAATTCTGAGACTAGGATTTCTGAAGAttcacctcaaaatactgggttAAGTTACTTGGGTGCTCCTCAGGCATCTGAACCGGCATCCAGTGGTCTCATTACTTCACCAAAACGCAAAGGAAGGTTTTCAAGAGGACAAACCACTGCTTTGGCTCCTGTTGGAG ATGATTCCACATCTAGCCCTCCTAAGCAAAAAGATGCACCATCAAACTCTTTACAGAAAGAAGTGAGCTTGAGTGTAGGCAGCAAGGAGTTGCCAATAGAAAAACAGCCACCCTGCGATGCTCTAAGTGACAGTGAAGCTGACAAGCTGGGTCTCTCCCCTCGAAGAGGCAGACTTCCAAAGAGCAGTACAAAAG CTCCAAAAGAATCTTTGTCAGAGCCTTCAAAGGAATCACTGCAGGATAAGTCTGAAGTTTTAGATGCTAGCCTTTCTACTAGATCAAGAGGTAGGAAGGCTGGGCAACGCAAGAAGATTATTCAGGATCCCAAACTTGCAAATGAATCTGATTCTAAAGGGAAGCCTGTGAGCAAATCAGAGCTAAAGAAATCAAAAACCAGTGAGAATGCAGAGACCCCGGTACCCCCAGAACTGCTACAAATTGAAGATCTGGATGCAGAAGCTGGAGCAAAGAAATCCACAGTAGCCCAAAGGAGAATGAAAAGGAATACGCCACTTACACCTGCCTTAAATCCAGAAG AAGTGAGTGAACGAACAGAAGATTCCACAGATAAGAATTCACCAGCTGGAAACACTGGTAGCAGACGCACtggtagaaataaaaagaatgatcTAGCTGAAAATAAACAGTCATCAG GTCCCGAAGAATCTCATCTGCAAACTAGACGTAGGGTGTTATCCAAGTCAAAAGCAAGTCAAAGTCCCGAGCCCAAGTCTGTTACAAGGTCATCCAGGCATCAGAAAGAGGCTGTACCAGACACCAACACAGAGTTACAAAGCAAGACGTCCCGTGGAAGGCAAACTAAAAATACAAGGAAAGATGAGAGTCCTCCAGAAAAGCCAGATGAGGAATCTACTGCAACCGAAAACAGATCACAGCTTGTGAGAAGAGGAAGGTTTGCAAGAGTTAACAAAACTGTGCCCAATTCAGAAGCGATAAGCAAAGAAGAAATTACTCAAAATGAAGTGCAACAACCTAGCCCTACTGTTTCCAAAAACATaagaggaaggaaaaaaaatctgatatttaAAGAGCATACAAATGTGGCTCTGACTGAAGATAAAGACAATGAAACTGAGGCATTAAAAGAAACCACTACTAAAAAGTCTACACGTGGCAAGAAAATCATACCACAAGAGTTGCCTAAGGAGCTGGCATCTGAAGCGGTGCAAAACGCAGCACAACTAGAGGAAGATGGGAAGAGAGTTCAAAAGGAAAGGTCTTCAAAAGCAAAATCTGTGCAATGGCACCCTCTTGTGGTTACCCAAGAAACTTCAGAGAACGAAGATGCTGCACAGAGTACCGAAAATGAAACCTCCACTAGGGGTAGATCTAAGGGGAAAAATAGACGAGAGATAGAGCCCACAGTCTCGGCTAAAAGGTCTCGTCGAGGAAAGGTTGAGGAAAATTCGAGCCTGGGAGGGCTAGTATATCCTGAAACAAATTCTTCTCCCGAAGTTAAGAAAAGTCCTGCGACAACTAGGTCAGGTAAAAAGGGAATAAACAAACCCACACAAGTGAAAAATGTTCAAGAGGTTTCAAGTGAGGACTCGAGTATCGTGCCGGAAATTCTTGTTCAACCTGTGGGTTTGGAAGTAGCAGATGAAAAGGAAAAGAGCAAGAAAGGCAAAAGAGGTGCAAAATCTTCACAACAAAATCTACCTTCTGTTTCGCACAGTGAAGCTAATGCCGATAGCGTTACAAATAAAAGGGGTGGCCGTAGAGTGGCATCTTCCAAAGGCTTGGAAAGTGATAACAAAGTAGATGAAAATGCTGTTTCAAATAAAAGGGGCCGCAGAGCAGCCAACCCAAGTCCTCCCAAGGTAGAATTAAAGAGATCCCTTGTCAAGAAGCAGGAAGTTGCAGAGGACAGCATTTCTAAATCGAGGCGTGGtgtgaaaaggaaaataaacccTGAGCCTGTTAATGAAAGTCTTAATTCCGTCCACACAAATGATGACTTGCAGtctaacaaaacaaatatggaCAGTGTTCTTTCTGGTCGTGCTAAGAAAGCAAGAAATTCTTCAATGCAAAATGAAGTAGCCGATTCACcagcaaagaaaaagaaaacag AGGCAGCAACAGCAacccaaaaaaaagagaaatccaGAAGCGCGTCtaagacagaaaaagaaaaggcagCTAAAATACCAACCAGAGCAAGTACACGCTCAAGAAAATAG